A genomic region of Globicephala melas chromosome 9, mGloMel1.2, whole genome shotgun sequence contains the following coding sequences:
- the RNF148 gene encoding RING finger protein 148, with protein MSLLRITPSIRISVSSQLWRLGIFLLLSLPDSKGKAIWTAHLNITFQVGNQSISELGESGVFGNHSPLERVSGVVVLPEGWNQNACNPMTNFSRPERADSWLALIEGGGCTFTHKINVAAEKGANGVIIYNYPGTGNQVFPMSHQGTENIVAVMIGNLKGMELLHLIQKGVCVTIIIEVGRMHMPWLSHYVISLFTFAVATVAYLFLYCAWKPRVPSSSTRRRRQRKADVKKAVGQLQLQVLKEGDKELDPDENSCVVCFDIYKPQDVVRILACKHFFHKACVDPWLLAHRTCPMCKCHILKT; from the coding sequence ATGAGCCTACTTAGAATTACTCCTTCAATTCGTATTTCTGTTTCATCTCAACTGTGGAGGCTTGGCATCTTTCTACTACTTAGCCTTCCTGACTCAAAAGGAAAAGCCATTTGGACAGCCCACCTGAATATAACGTTTCAGGTGGGCAATCAGAGTATATCAGAATTAGGAGAGAGTGGCGTGTTTGGGAATCATTCTCCTCTGGAAAGGGTGTCTGGTGTGGTGGTACTTCCCGAAGGATGGAATCAGAACGCTTGTAATCCTATGACCAATTTCAGCAGGCCTGAGCGAGCAGACTCTTGGCTGGCCCTCATTGAAGGAGGAGGCTGTACTTTCACACACAAAATCAACGTGGCAGCAGAGAAGGGGGCAAATGGGGTGATCATCTATAACTATCCAGGTACGGGCAACCAAGTATTCCCCATGTCTCACCAGGGAACGGAAAATATAGTCGCAGTGATGATAGGCAACCTGAAAGGCATGGAACTTTTGCACTTGATTCAGAAGGGAGTCTGTGTGACGATCATCATTGAAGTGGGGAGAATGCACATGCCCTGGCTGAGCCATTATGTCATATCTCTGTTTACCTTTGCGGTTGCCACAGTGGCCTACCTGTTCCTGTACTGTGCCTGGAAACCTCGAGTGCCCAGTTCTTCCACCAGGAGGCgaagacagagaaaggcagatgTGAAGAAAGCTGTTGGACAGCTTCAACTGCAGGTGCTCAAAGAAGGGGATAAGGAACTAGATCCAGATGAAAACAGTTGTGTTGTTTGCTTTGACATATACAAGCCTCAAGATGTAGTACGTATTTTAGCttgcaaacattttttccatAAGGCATGCGTCGACCCCTGGCTTTTAGCCCATAGGACATGCCCCATGTGCAAGTGTCACATTCTGAAAACTTAA
- the RNF133 gene encoding E3 ubiquitin-protein ligase RNF133, with amino-acid sequence MHLLKIGTRRNNTASSWLMKFSFLWLLSQHCCRARAVWTAYTNISFHVGNRMLSELGETGVFGRSSALKRVAGVIVPPEGKTQNACNPGTSFSTSKNSETWLALVERGGCTFTQKIKVAVEKGASGVIIYNFLGTGNRVFPMSHQAFKDIVVVMIGNLKGMEILHLIQKGVHVTVMIEVGRKHIIWMNHYFVSFVIVTTAPLAYFIFYHIQRLWVARIQNRRWQRLTSDLKKACGQLQLRVLKEGDKEVSSNGDSCVVCFELYKPNDTVRILTCKHFFHKNCIDPWILARGTCPMCKCDILKALGIQVDVEDGTESVQVLMLNELPGILSPREEGTSNELPPAGRSNKGTHVEECPTSQNDGPSNSVAANVHRPP; translated from the coding sequence ATGCATCTACTCAAGATTGGCACTCGGAGAAACAACACTGCCTCTTCCTGGCTCATGAAATTCAGTTTCCTTTGGCTGCTTAGCCAGCACTGTTGCAGAGCCAGAGCTGTTTGGACTGCATACACGAACATATCATTTCACGTTGGGAATCGCATGTTGTCAGAGTTGGGGGAGACTGGAGTGTTTGGAAGAAGCTCTGCTCTCAAGAGAGTGGCGGGAGTTATCGTGCCTCCAGAGGGAAAAACGCAAAACGCATGTAACCCCGGTACCAGTTTCAGCACATCGAAGAACTCGGAGACGTGGCTCGCACTTGTTGAACGGGGAGGCTGTACCTTCACACAGAAGATCAAGGTGGCCGTGGAGAAGGGAGCCAGCGGAGTGATCATCTATAACTTCCTAGGAACTGGCAATCGGGTTTTTCCCATGTCTCATCAGGCGTTTAAAGACATCGTCGTGGTGATGATTGGTAACTTGAAAGGCATGGAGATTTTGCATTTAATTCAGAAGGGAGTTCACGTTACAGTCATGATTGAGGTGGGAAGAAAACACATCATCTGGATGAATCACTATTTTGTCTCTTTTGTGATTGTCACAACCGCTCCGCTAGCGTATTTCATCTTTTATCATATTCAAAGACTTTGGGTAGCAAGGATTCAGAACAGGAGATGGCAGCGGTTAACAAGTGATCTCAAGAAAGCATGTGGCCAGCTTCAACTTCGGGTACTTAAAGAGGGGGACAAGGAAGTAAGTTCAAATGGAGATAGCTGTGTAGTTTGCTTTGAACTCTATAAGCCTAATGATACAGTTCGTATTCTGACTTGTAAACATTTTTTCCACAAGAACTGCATTGACCCCTGGATTCTAGCCCGTGGGACATGCCCCATGTGCAAATGTGACATTCTTAAAGCTTTGGGGATTCAGGTGGATGTTGAAGATGGAACAGAATCTGTGCAAGTTCTAATGTTGAATGAATTGCCTGGTATCCTGTCACCTCGTGAAGAGGGCACAAGTAATGAACTTCCTCCTGCGGGAAGGTCAAATAAAGGGACGCACGTGGAGGAGTGCCCTACTTCTCAGAACGATGGCCCGTCTAATTCAGTAGCAGCAAACGTTCATCGTCCACCTTGA